Proteins encoded by one window of Primulina huaijiensis isolate GDHJ02 chromosome 1, ASM1229523v2, whole genome shotgun sequence:
- the LOC140986985 gene encoding acetyl-coenzyme A carboxylase carboxyl transferase subunit alpha, chloroplastic-like, giving the protein MSSMTPSPVSFIGNSASKPTALDLHRSSNNGVFGVPLKALGRAKLGAKRRGFTVSAKVRKVKRHEYPWPEDPDPNVKGGILSHLSPFKPLKEKPKPVTLDFEKPLMDLQKKIIDVQKMANETGLDFSDQIISLENKYQQALKDLYTHLTPIQRVNIARHPNRPTFLDHVFNITDKFVELHGDRAGYDDPAVVTGLGTINGRCYMFMGHQKGRNTKENIQRNFGMPTPHGYRKALRMMYYADHHGFPIVTFIDTPGAYADLKSEELGQGEAIAQNLRTMFGLKVPIVSIVLGEGGSGGALAIGCANKLLMLENAVFYVASPEACAAILWKTAKASPKAAEKLKITSRELMKLEIADGVIPEPLGGAHADPYWTSQQLKTAIVESMEELVKMDTEILLKHRAQKFRKLGGFQEGIPIDPKRKVNMKKKEEPIVQISKTSESELRDEVEKLKLRILEASKSPSEIPETGLKEMVEKLKREIDYEYDEAAKGIGMEDKILMVREEIAKARNVQDQLAHPALKEKIELLKDEFDKNLPSAPNYSSLKYKLDMLKELSKALNPSKSSTEKDEMRLEINKKFRELVDRSDMKQKIETLKAEISESGLSDIGLNQKLKEKVSQLQEELDSEFKAVLGSMGLQVNPSAVPEAKAKIEAFNEEVNMIIDDVVNSSGLKDRIELLKTEVAKAGNSEDPDSKSKIEALEAELRQAIMGAISSPELKEKHEKMVSEIAETTESSVGSDASLGEEDNQSKTDELPVKVNLESNRSFLFYM; this is encoded by the exons ATGTCTTCCATGACCCCATCTCCGGTGTCATTCATTGGGAATTCAGCTTCCAAACCTACTGCTTTGGATCTTCACAGGAGCTCAAATAATGGAGTTTTTGGTGTACCCCTAAAAGCACTTGGAAGGGCGAAACTAGGAGCAAAAAGGAGAGGTTTCACTGTATCTGCAAAGGTTAGGAAAGTTAAAAGGCATGAATATCCATGGCCAGAAGATCCTGACCCAAATGTGAAGGGTGGAATCCTTAGCCATCTCTCACCTTTCAAGCCCTTGAAAGAGAAACCAAAGCCAGTGACATTGGACTTCGAGAAACCTCTCATGGATCttcagaaaaaaataattgat GTGCAAAAGATGGCAAATGAAACTGGTCTGGACTTCAGCGATCAAATTATCTCTCTGGAGAACAAGTATCAACAG GCTCTAAAAGATCTGTACACACATTTGACTCCCATACAACGTGTGAATATTGCACGACATCCCAACAGGCCAACATTTCTCGATCACGTATTCAATATTACTGACAAG TTTGTTGAACTCCATGGAGATCGAGCTGGATATGATGATCCCGCTGTTGTCACAGGACTTGGTACAATAAATGGAAGATGCTACATGTTCATGGGCCATCAGAAGGGCCGCAATACGAAAGAGAATATACAGCGGAACTTTGGGATGCCTACTCCTCATGG TTATCGAAAGGCTCTGCGAATGATGTACTATGCGGATCACCATGGATTTCCGATTGTCACTTTCATTGACACTCCTGGGGCATATGCTGATCTTAAATCTGAGGAATTAGGCCAA GGTGAAGCTATAGCTCAGAACTTGAGGACTATGTTTGGTCTCAAAGTTCCAATTGTTTCAATTGTTCTTGGAGAAGGAGGCTCTGGTGGAGCACTGGCTATTGGTTGTGCTAACAAGTTGTTAATGCTTGAAAATGCGGTCTTTTATGTTGCCAG CCCTGAAGCTTGTGCTGCAATTTTGTGGAAGACTGCCAAAGCTTCACCGAAG GCTGCTGAAAAGCTGAAGATTACATCTAGAGAGCTGATGAAGTTAGAAATTGCTGATGGTGTCATTCCA GAACCTCTTGGTGGTGCACATGCAGATCCTTACTGGACCTCACAACAGTTAAAAACTGCAATTGTTGAATCTATGGAA GAACTTGTAAAGATGGATACAGAAATACTACTAAAACACAGGGCTCAAAAATTCCGGAAACTTGGTGGATTCCAGGAGGGAATTCCAATAGATCCAAAAAGGAAGGTCAAtatgaaaaagaaagaagaacccATAGTACAGATAAGCAAGACCTCAGAATCGGAATTGAGGGATGAGGTAGAAAAACTGAAACTGCGGATCTTGGAAGCCAGTAAATCACCCTCAGAGATTCCAGAGACAGGATTGAAAgagatggtagagaaattgAAAAGAGAGATTGATTACGAGTATGATGAGGCTGCAAAAGGTATAGGTATGGAAGACAAAATTTTGATGGTGCGAGAAGAAATTGCAAAAGCGCGGAATGTGCAGGACCAGCTTGCACATCCTGCGTTGAAAGAAAAGATTGAACTGCTTAAGGATGAGTTTGACAAAAATCTTCCTTCAGCTCCTAATTACTCCAGCTTGAAATATAAGCTTGATATGCTGAAAGAGTTATCCAAGGCTTTGAATCCCTCAAAAAGTAGTACCGAAAAAGATGAAATGAGACTGGAAATAAATAAGAAATTCAGGGAACTCGTGGATCGGTCTGATATGAAACAGAAGATAGAGACGCTGAAAGCTGAAATTTCTGAGTCAGGATTGTCGGATATCGGTTTAAACCAGAAGCTAAAAGAAAAGGTTTCGCAattgcaagaagagttggactCCGAATTTAAGGCTGTTCTTGGATCCATGGGTTTGCAAGTAAACCCAAGTGCTGTCCCAGAAGCCAAGGCAAAAATAGAAGCTTTCAACGAAGAAGTTAATATGATCATAGATGATGTTGTCAATTCATCAGGTTTGAAAGACAGGATTGAACTGCTAAAGACAGAAGTGGCAAAAGCTGGAAATTCAGAAGATCCAGACTCAAAAAGTAAGATCGAGGCTTTGGAGGCAGAACTCAGGCAGGCCATCATGGGGGCTATAAGCTCCCcagaattaaaagaaaaacacgaGAAGATGGTGTCTGAGATAGCTGAAACCACTGAATCTTCAGTAGGATCCGATGCAAGTTTGGGCGAAGAAGATAACCAGTCTAAGACTGACGAATTACCGGTGAAAGTCAATTTGGAATCGAACCGCAGCTTT TTGTTCTACATGTGA
- the LOC140986995 gene encoding OVARIAN TUMOR DOMAIN-containing deubiquitinating enzyme 3 isoform X1 — protein sequence MAGRSSNDDILQQLRLGIIDFEISSSPVPSVSTHFPRSSSPSVAFTDATPRFFARIGNLAGSGSPALKKVERYSVRRVTGDGRCLFRALVKGMALNKDVPLSSQEERENADDLRMAVREIICDNGNERQQYEEALIAITVEEPLRRYCQRIRRPDFWGGEAELLVLSKLCCQHIVVYIPEHEHGGGGSGFIPIQEYGTEFHRSFKNKKTVRLLYTGKNHYDLLV from the exons ATGGCAGGAAGGTCTTCCAATG ATGACATTCTCCAGCAACTCAGGCTTGGAATCATCGACTTCGAAATCTCCTCTTCTCCTGTTCCTTCGGTTTCCACTCACTTCCCTCGAAGCTCGAGTCCATCCGTGGCCTTCACGGATGCCACCCCTCGGTTCTTTGCCAGGATTGGGAACTTAGC TGGTTCGGGCTCGCCGGCGTTGAAGAAAGTGGAGCGTTATTCTGTTCGGAGAGTAACTGGGGATGGGCGCTGCCTGTTTCGTGCCCTG GTAAAAGGAATGGCTCTCAATAAAGATGTGCCACTTAGCTCTCAAGAAGAGAGGGAAAATGCAG ATGATTTACGGATGGCTGTCAGAGAGATCATCTGTGACAATGGCAACGAACGGCAACAATATGAAGAGGCATTGATTGCAATAACAGTTGAGGAACCTTTGAGACG TTACTGCCAACGTATTAGGAGGCCTGATTTTTGGGGTGGAGAGGCAGAACTTTTG GTACTGTCAAAGTTGTGCTGCCAACATATAGTGGTATACATACCCGAACACGAG CATGGCGGCGGGGGATCGGGTTTCATCCCTATTCAAGAATATGGAACAGAGTTTCAtagaagtttcaaaaataaaaagacCGTGCGACTATTATACACTGGTAAAAACCATTACGATCTACTTGTCTGA
- the LOC140986995 gene encoding OVARIAN TUMOR DOMAIN-containing deubiquitinating enzyme 3 isoform X2 has product MAGRSSNDDILQQLRLGIIDFEISSSPVPSVSTHFPRSSSPSVAFTDATPRFFARIGNLAGSGSPALKKVERYSVRRVTGDGRCLFRALVKGMALNKDVPLSSQEERENADDLRMAVREIICDNGNERQQYEEALIAITVEEPLRRYCQRIRRPDFWGGEAELLVLSKLCCQHIVVYIPEHESSSFKLRARGKEGQGRSPGN; this is encoded by the exons ATGGCAGGAAGGTCTTCCAATG ATGACATTCTCCAGCAACTCAGGCTTGGAATCATCGACTTCGAAATCTCCTCTTCTCCTGTTCCTTCGGTTTCCACTCACTTCCCTCGAAGCTCGAGTCCATCCGTGGCCTTCACGGATGCCACCCCTCGGTTCTTTGCCAGGATTGGGAACTTAGC TGGTTCGGGCTCGCCGGCGTTGAAGAAAGTGGAGCGTTATTCTGTTCGGAGAGTAACTGGGGATGGGCGCTGCCTGTTTCGTGCCCTG GTAAAAGGAATGGCTCTCAATAAAGATGTGCCACTTAGCTCTCAAGAAGAGAGGGAAAATGCAG ATGATTTACGGATGGCTGTCAGAGAGATCATCTGTGACAATGGCAACGAACGGCAACAATATGAAGAGGCATTGATTGCAATAACAGTTGAGGAACCTTTGAGACG TTACTGCCAACGTATTAGGAGGCCTGATTTTTGGGGTGGAGAGGCAGAACTTTTG GTACTGTCAAAGTTGTGCTGCCAACATATAGTGGTATACATACCCGAACACGAG AGTTCATCCTTCAAGTTGAGAGCAAGAGGCAAGGAGGGGCAGGGCCGATCACCCGGGAACTAA
- the LOC140987011 gene encoding reticulon-like protein B12 has protein sequence MGSSDRLFNRQRTIYEILGGGIVADVMLWRKKNLTVGILVVTFAAWVVFEISGYTLLSLTSSVFLLLFTILFLWAKSAAILNRPAPPLPHLHLSEEMVNDAVTFICDRANAVLSASEDIALGRDSRMFIKVGLILFIISVIGSLTDFLTLGYTSLFLVLTVPALYERYERHIESCVLVGYRKLLKLYVRFKEEYIAKIHKWILEKKKLS, from the exons ATGGGTTCATCAGATCGGTTGTTTAACAGGCAGAGAACCATTTATGAGATTCTTGGAGGAGGTATTG TGGCAGATGTGATGCTATGGAGGAAAAAAAACCTGACAGTGGGGATATTAGTGGTAACTTTTGCAGCTTGGGTGGTGTTTGAGATATCTGGTTATACTCTGCTCTCGTTGACCTCAAGTGTGTTCTTGCTGCTCTTTACCATTCTTTTTCTGTGGGCAAAGTCAGCTGCAATTTTAAACAG ACCTGCACCACCTCTACCCCATTTGCATCTCTCTGAAGAGATGGTAAATGATGCTGTAACTTTCATTTGTGACCGTGCAAATGCTGTGCTTTCGGCATCTGAAGATATTGCCCTTGGAAGGGACTCAAGAATGTTCATTAAAGTTGGCCTTATTCTGTTTATAATCTCCGTGATTGGAAGCCTAACCGATTTCCTTACATTGGGTTACACGA GCCTTTTTCTTGTTCTTACAGTTCCAGCACTCTATGAAAGATATGAAAGACATATAGAGTCATGTGTTCTAGTTGGATACAGGAAACTTCTGAAGTTGTATGTAAGATTTAAGGAAGAATATATTGCCAAGATTCATAAATGGATTCTGGAAAAGAAGAAATTGAGTTGA
- the LOC140987017 gene encoding E3 ubiquitin-protein ligase HAKAI homolog isoform X1: MLQIRLTKPANESGGGSVKPAPADNVRVACPDHLVLADLPVAKSLGSASASAVIKTVGRRSRRQLGERVHFCVRCDFPIAIYGRLSPCEHAFCLDCARSDSVCYLCDERIQKIQTIKMMEGIFICAAPHCLKSFLKKTEFESHINEIHADLLHPLKEKEGNESEATSARKPSASDSTVQAPLRPVFSSSSNLHAHEHEDKSQRPQSRDLPPLRPSMHPMSLPHFPGIVPNHLSDQQHDGNQSQVFDRAATQIHFPQQTFDPQGSLRQDSAATNQNPVLPAPQFGYSPYISDGTQQFFGSPYDTVRPGAMAEAGSEHVTFLGFPPGPAGPMNFAQNYPLPWNMGMVSGPLETPLAQGATDGFVNVSDPQGRGFYQGDYGQNASVLPPNLPPPAANKTVERRPPSLPLPPPLPSPLLSSHLSQLKQGWSYPSDGIRDTPPGFGWQPEGRDGFGGGPD; the protein is encoded by the exons ATGCTGCAGATTCGACTGACCAAACCAGCTAACGAAAGTGGTGGTGGAAGTGTGAAACCTGCCCCCGCCGACAATGTCAGAGTTGCATGCCCTGATCATCTTGTTTTAGCAGATCTTCCTGTAGCCAAGAGCCTTGGTTCAGCAAGTGCTTCAGCTGTCATCAAGACTGTTGGCCGCAGGTCTCGCCGCCAGCTTGGTGAGCGTGTTCATTTTTGTGTCAGATGTGATTTCCCTATCGCTATATATGGGCGTCTG AGCCCCTGTGAGCATGCATTTTGTCTGGACTGTGCTAGAAGTGATTCTGTTTGTTACCT CTGTGATGAACGCATTCAAAAGATTCAGACAATTAAAATGATGGAAGGAATCTTCATTTGTGCAGCTCCTCATTGTCTCAAGtctttcttgaagaaaactgAATTTGAGTCGCACATAAATGAAATCCATGCCGACCTTCTTCATCCACTCAAGGAAAAGGAAGGAAATGAGTCAGAAGCTACAAGTGCTAGAAAACCTTCGGCCTCGGATTCCACAGTTCAAGCACCCCTAAGACCAGTATTTTCTTCAAGTTCAAATCTTCATGCTCATGAACATGAGGACAAAAGCCAACGACCCCAATCCAGAGATCTGCCACCTCTGAGACCTAGTATGCATCCAATGTCATTGCCACATTTTCCCGGAATAGTCCCAAATCACCTGTCAGATCAACAGCATGATGGTAACCAATCCCAAGTTTTTGACAGAGCCGCCACCCAGATCCACTTTCCTCAACAAACCTTTGATCCTCAGGGTAGTCTGAGGCAAGATTCAG CAGCAACCAATCAAAACCCAGTCTTACCTGCCCCACAATTTGGCTATTCTCCTTATATATCTGATGGAACACAGCAGTTCTTTGGTTCTCCATATGATACGGTGAGGCCAGGTGCCATGGCAGAAGCTGGATCAGAGCATGTTACTTTTTTAGGTTTCCCACCTGGACCTGCTGGACCCATGAATTTTGCACAAAACTATCCCCTGCCGTGGAATATGGGAATGGTTTCTGGCCCTTTGGAAACTCCTCTTGCCCAAGGAGCTACAGATGGTTTTGTGAACGTGTCCGATCCTCAAGGACGGGGATTCTATCAGGGTGATTATGGACAGAATGCATCTGTTTTGCCTCCGAATTTGCCTCCACCTGCGGCCAATAAAACTGTTGAACGGAGGCCCCCATCCTTGCCTCTTCCACCACCACTTCCATCTCCTCTACTTTCTTCCCATTTATCGCAACTAAAACAAGGGTGGTCATACCCTAGTGATGGAATCCGTGATACTCCACCAGGCTTCGGTTGGCAGCCTGAGGGACGTGACGGCTTCGGGGGTGGGCCGGACTAG
- the LOC140987017 gene encoding E3 ubiquitin-protein ligase HAKAI homolog isoform X2, which yields MLQIRLTKPANESGGGSVKPAPADNVRVACPDHLVLADLPVAKSLGSASASAVIKTVGRRSRRQLGERVHFCVRCDFPIAIYGRLSPCEHAFCLDCARSDSVCYLCDERIQKIQTIKMMEGIFICAAPHCLKSFLKKTEFESHINEIHADLLHPLKEKEGNESEATSARKPSASDSTVQAPLRPVFSSSSNLHAHEHEDKSQRPQSRDLPPLRPSMHPMSLPHFPGIVPNHLSDQQHDGNQSQVFDRAATQIHFPQQTFDPQGSLRQDSATNQNPVLPAPQFGYSPYISDGTQQFFGSPYDTVRPGAMAEAGSEHVTFLGFPPGPAGPMNFAQNYPLPWNMGMVSGPLETPLAQGATDGFVNVSDPQGRGFYQGDYGQNASVLPPNLPPPAANKTVERRPPSLPLPPPLPSPLLSSHLSQLKQGWSYPSDGIRDTPPGFGWQPEGRDGFGGGPD from the exons ATGCTGCAGATTCGACTGACCAAACCAGCTAACGAAAGTGGTGGTGGAAGTGTGAAACCTGCCCCCGCCGACAATGTCAGAGTTGCATGCCCTGATCATCTTGTTTTAGCAGATCTTCCTGTAGCCAAGAGCCTTGGTTCAGCAAGTGCTTCAGCTGTCATCAAGACTGTTGGCCGCAGGTCTCGCCGCCAGCTTGGTGAGCGTGTTCATTTTTGTGTCAGATGTGATTTCCCTATCGCTATATATGGGCGTCTG AGCCCCTGTGAGCATGCATTTTGTCTGGACTGTGCTAGAAGTGATTCTGTTTGTTACCT CTGTGATGAACGCATTCAAAAGATTCAGACAATTAAAATGATGGAAGGAATCTTCATTTGTGCAGCTCCTCATTGTCTCAAGtctttcttgaagaaaactgAATTTGAGTCGCACATAAATGAAATCCATGCCGACCTTCTTCATCCACTCAAGGAAAAGGAAGGAAATGAGTCAGAAGCTACAAGTGCTAGAAAACCTTCGGCCTCGGATTCCACAGTTCAAGCACCCCTAAGACCAGTATTTTCTTCAAGTTCAAATCTTCATGCTCATGAACATGAGGACAAAAGCCAACGACCCCAATCCAGAGATCTGCCACCTCTGAGACCTAGTATGCATCCAATGTCATTGCCACATTTTCCCGGAATAGTCCCAAATCACCTGTCAGATCAACAGCATGATGGTAACCAATCCCAAGTTTTTGACAGAGCCGCCACCCAGATCCACTTTCCTCAACAAACCTTTGATCCTCAGGGTAGTCTGAGGCAAGATTCAG CAACCAATCAAAACCCAGTCTTACCTGCCCCACAATTTGGCTATTCTCCTTATATATCTGATGGAACACAGCAGTTCTTTGGTTCTCCATATGATACGGTGAGGCCAGGTGCCATGGCAGAAGCTGGATCAGAGCATGTTACTTTTTTAGGTTTCCCACCTGGACCTGCTGGACCCATGAATTTTGCACAAAACTATCCCCTGCCGTGGAATATGGGAATGGTTTCTGGCCCTTTGGAAACTCCTCTTGCCCAAGGAGCTACAGATGGTTTTGTGAACGTGTCCGATCCTCAAGGACGGGGATTCTATCAGGGTGATTATGGACAGAATGCATCTGTTTTGCCTCCGAATTTGCCTCCACCTGCGGCCAATAAAACTGTTGAACGGAGGCCCCCATCCTTGCCTCTTCCACCACCACTTCCATCTCCTCTACTTTCTTCCCATTTATCGCAACTAAAACAAGGGTGGTCATACCCTAGTGATGGAATCCGTGATACTCCACCAGGCTTCGGTTGGCAGCCTGAGGGACGTGACGGCTTCGGGGGTGGGCCGGACTAG
- the LOC140987043 gene encoding uncharacterized protein gives MEPSWGKPNFLRNVLVRLFLLCVFIIALRFAYVVTIRGESCDIGDFCFFSLPENFTLVAGAGQLNKASSSGVQSAPMPKKVPDLWSTKGFQKAVGFYSSVFQDLISDGFLSLNSKTLCVETPTGADVFALKELGVEDSIVIAKKGFKPLVVSGQGFKHPFDDENFDLVFCGGGVVEKSLRPGDFAAEITRTMKPEGFLVTLTTANDTYSFESFLDLFHSFKLVKSQDFVGFDSDVPFIREIVMQKVYVNGNSGRLVEKVGGDLNNKCSVASYKLNLIRKAEPLIEEEPKKPWITLKKNIQNIKYLPSMADISFKTKYVYVDVGVRSYGSSIVSWFKKQYPKQNKTFEIYAIEADRTFHDEYKNKKGVTLLPYAAWVRNESLFFEINEDPGHKKLEKGRGMGRIQPTQSSGSSSSSADVDEIQGFDFSNWLKNTVTERDYVVMKMDVEGTEFDLIPMLFETGAICLIDELFLECHYNRWQKCCPGERTSKYQKTYGQCLELFTSLRKSGVLVHQWW, from the coding sequence ATGGAGCCGAGTTGGGGGAAACCCAACTTTCTGAGGAATGTTCTGGTGCGTCTGTTTCTCTTATGTGTGTTTATCATCGCTCTACGATTCGCTTACGTGGTGACTATTCGAGGAGAGTCGTGTGACATAGGCGATTTCTGTTTCTTTTCGTTGCCGGAAAATTTCACCCTCGTCGCCGGTGCTGGGCAGCTGAACAAAGCCTCGTCCTCAGGTGTGCAGTCAGCTCCGATGCCCAAGAAAGTCCCTGATCTCTGGTCCACGAAGGGGTTCCAAAAAGCTGTTGGATTTTACTCGTCGGTGTTTCAGGATCTCATATCCGATGGCTTTCTGAGCCTTAATTCGAAAACCCTTTGCGTGGAAACACCAACAGGAGCTGACGTTTTCGCGCTGAAGGAGCTAGGTGTGGAGGATTCGATTGTTATTGCTAAGAAAGGTTTCAAGCCATTGGTGGTTTCGGGGCAGGGTTTTAAGCACCCGTTCGATGATGAGAATTTTGATTTAGTCTTTTGTGGAGGTGGAGTGGTGGAGAAATCGTTGAGGCCGGGCGATTTTGCGGCGGAGATTACCAGGACGATGAAGCCTGAAGGGTTTCTGGTTACCCTCACTACGGCCAACGATACATACAGTTTTGAATCATTTCTTGATTTATTCCATTCTTTTAAACTGGTAAAGAGTCAGGATTTTGTTGGGTTCGATTCCGATGTGCCTTTCATTCGCGAAATTGTGATGCAAAAGGTGTATGTCAATGGGAATAGTGGTCGACTGGTTGAAAAAGTTGGTGGTGATCTGAACAATAAATGCTCTGTCGCCTCTTATAAACTGAATTTGATTAGGAAAGCTGAGCCTTTGATTGAAGAAGAACCGAAAAAACCATGGATTACTTTGAAGAAGAACATTCAGAACATAAAGTACTTGCCTTCCATGGCTGATATTAGTTTTAAGACGAAGTATGTGTATGTTGATGTTGGAGTAAGGAGCTATGGCTCTAGCATTGTCAGTTGGTTTAAGAAGCAATATCCAAAGCAAAATAAGACGTTCGAGATCTACGCGATCGAAGCTGATAGGACTTTCCATGACGAGTACAAGAACAAGAAAGGTGTTACTTTACTCCCCTATGCAGCTTGGGTGCGAAATGAGAGCCTGTTCTTTGAAATAAACGAAGACCCTGGTCATAAAAAGCTAGAAAAAGGTAGAGGGATGGGGAGAATTCAACCAACTCAGTCGTCTGGTAGTTCTAGTTCCTCTGCTGACGTAGATGAGATCCAGGGATTTGATTTTTCGAATTGGTTAAAGAATACGGTAACGGAGAGAGATTATGTGGTGATGAAGATGGATGTGGAAGGGActgaatttgatttgattccTATGTTGTTTGAGACAGGAGCTATTTGTTTGATCGACGAGCTGTTTCTTGAATGTCATTACAATAGGTGGCAGAAATGCTGCCCGGGAGAGAGGACAAGCAAGTACCAGAAAACATATGGGCAGTGCTTGGAGCTGTTTACCTCTCTTAGAAAAAGTGGAGTTCTGGTGCATCAATGGTGGTGA